A part of Arachis hypogaea cultivar Tifrunner chromosome 12, arahy.Tifrunner.gnm2.J5K5, whole genome shotgun sequence genomic DNA contains:
- the LOC112726460 gene encoding putative pentatricopeptide repeat-containing protein At5g37570 isoform X1, with translation MNSIFQHSSSPPRSTATITTLLKACKTIHHLYQVHASIIQRGLEQDHHIISCFISISASFATTASYYTAVFDCVLSPSPFLWNSLIGAHTKGSFFFDTFSTFIRMKAHGSLPDRYTYSSVIKACSSMSRSWEGKLLHGSALRCGVEGNMFVGTCLVDMYGKCGKIGDARKVFDGMCEKNVVSWTAIVVGYVKDGDMVEAKRLFDEMPQRNVTSWNVMIWGFVKVGDLGNARVVFDAMPKKSVVSFTIMIDGYAKAGDMATSRFLFDQAPEKDIVAWSTLISGYVQNGQPNRALRVFLEMESMNVKPDEFILVSLMSASSQLGNLELARWVDSYVNKSSIDMKQDHVIAALLDMNAKCGNMERALKLFEEMPNRDLVSYCSMIQGLSIHGFEEDALKFFNRMVKDGLTPDEVAFKIILTACSHAGLVDEGWNYFRSMKEKYCVSPSPDHYACMVDLLSRSGHLRDAYELIKVMPVESHAAAWGALLGACKAYGDSELGEIAANQLFEIEPQNAANYVLLSNIYAAADRWIDVSLVRTKMRNSRVRKVPGCSQFNPDLGSLAF, from the coding sequence ATGAATTCAATATTTCAACACTCTTCTTCTCCGCCACGTTCCACTGCCACCATTACCACCCTTCTCAAGGCCTGCAAGACCATTCATCACCTCTACCAAGTCCACGCCTCCATCATTCAACGAGGCCTAGAGCAAGATCACCATATCATCTCCTGCTTCATTTCCATTTCCGCCTCCTTTGCCACCACTGCTTCATATTACACCGCCGTCTTTGACTGCGTCCTTAGCCCTTCCCCTTTCCTCTGGAACTCCCTCATCGGAGCCCACACCAAAGGAAGTTTTTTTTTTGACACCTTCTCTACTTTTATTCGCATGAAGGCACATGGGTCTCTTCCCGATAGGTACACTTACTCTTCTGTGATTAAGGCCTGTTCAAGCATGTCTAGGTCCTGGGAAGGAAAATTGCTCCATGGCTCGGCATTGAGGTGTGGGGTTGAAGGTAATATGTTTGTTGGAACCTGTTTGGTCGATATGTATGGGAAATGTGGAAAGATTGGTGACGCTCGCAAGGTGTTTGATGGAATGTGTGAGAAGAATGTAGTTTCATGGACGGCTATAGTGGTTGGCTATGTGAAGGATGGGGATATGGTGGAGGCAAAGAggctgtttgatgaaatgcctcaaaGGAATGTGACATCATGGAATGTGATGATATGGGGTTTTGTGAAGGTGGGGGATTTGGGCAATGCTAGGGTAGTGTTTGATGCTATGCCGAAAAAGAGTGTTGTTTCTTTCACGATCATGATTGATGGCTATGCAAAGGCTGGTGACATGGCTACCTCAAGGTTCTTGTTCGACCAAGCTCCGGAAAAGGATATTGTTGCATGGTCTACTTTGATATCAGGGTATGTACAGAATGGTCAACCTAACAGGGCCTTGAGAGTATTTCTTGAGATGGAGTCAATGAATGTGAAACCTGATGAATTCATATTGGTTAGCTTGATGTCGGCTTCTTCTCAGTTGGGTAATTTAGAACTGGCTCGATGGGTTGATTCTTATGTAAACAAGAGCTCTATTGATATGAAACAGGACCACGTGATTGCAGCGCTTCTGGATATGAATGCTAAATGTGGAAACATGGAAAGGGCATTAAAATTATTTGAAGAAATGCCTAACCGTGATCTAGTCTCATATTGTTCGATGATACAAGGGTTGTCAATTCATGGATTCGAGGAAGATGCACTGAAGTTCTTTAACAGGATGGTGAAGGATGGGCTAACTCCGGATGAGGTGGCCTTCAAAATCATTCTAACAGCTTGTAGTCATGCTGGACTTGTTGATGAGGGCTGGAACTACTTTCGCTCTATGAAGGAAAAGTACTGTGTTAGTCCTTCACCTGATCACTATGCATGTATGGTTGACCTTCTAAGTCGATCAGGGCATTTACGGGATGCTTATGAGCTTATAAAAGTAATGCCGGTGGAATCTCATGCTGCTGCCTGGGGTGCACTTCTTGGGGCATGTAAAGCATACGGTGATTCAGAGTTAGGAGAGATTGCTGCTAATCAACTTTTTGAGATTGAACCTCAAAATGCTGCTAACTATGTGCTGTTGTCTAACATCTATGCAGCAGCGGATCGTTGGATAGATGTTTCCCTTGTAAGAACGAAGATGAGGAACAGTAGGGTGCGAAAGGTACCTGGTTGCAGTCAGTTTAATCCAGACTTGGGCTCTTTGGCCTTTTAA
- the LOC112726460 gene encoding putative pentatricopeptide repeat-containing protein At5g37570 isoform X2 produces the protein MNSIFQHSSSPPRSTATITTLLKACKTIHHLYQVHASIIQRGLEQDHHIISCFISISASFATTASYYTAVFDCVLSPSPFLWNSLIGAHTKGSFFFDTFSTFIRMKAHGSLPDRYTYSSVIKACSSMSRSWEGKLLHGSALRCGVEGNMFVGTCLVDMYGKCGKIGDARKVFDGMCEKNVVSWTAIVVGYVKDGDMVEAKRLFDEMPQRNVTSWNVMIWGFVKVGDLGNARVVFDAMPKKSVVSFTIMIDGYAKAGDMATSRFLFDQAPEKDIVAWSTLISGYVQNGQPNRALRVFLEMESMNVKPDEFILVSLMSASSQLGNLELARWVDSYVNKSSIDMKQDHVIAALLDMNAKCGNMERALKLFEEMPNRDLVSYCSMIQGLSIHGFEEDALKFFNRMVKDGLTPDEVAFKIILTACSHAGLVDEGWNYFRSMKEKYCVSPSPDHYACMVDLLSRSGHLRDAYELIKVMPVESHAAAWGALLGACKAYGDSDSGSLDRCFPCKNEDEEQ, from the exons ATGAATTCAATATTTCAACACTCTTCTTCTCCGCCACGTTCCACTGCCACCATTACCACCCTTCTCAAGGCCTGCAAGACCATTCATCACCTCTACCAAGTCCACGCCTCCATCATTCAACGAGGCCTAGAGCAAGATCACCATATCATCTCCTGCTTCATTTCCATTTCCGCCTCCTTTGCCACCACTGCTTCATATTACACCGCCGTCTTTGACTGCGTCCTTAGCCCTTCCCCTTTCCTCTGGAACTCCCTCATCGGAGCCCACACCAAAGGAAGTTTTTTTTTTGACACCTTCTCTACTTTTATTCGCATGAAGGCACATGGGTCTCTTCCCGATAGGTACACTTACTCTTCTGTGATTAAGGCCTGTTCAAGCATGTCTAGGTCCTGGGAAGGAAAATTGCTCCATGGCTCGGCATTGAGGTGTGGGGTTGAAGGTAATATGTTTGTTGGAACCTGTTTGGTCGATATGTATGGGAAATGTGGAAAGATTGGTGACGCTCGCAAGGTGTTTGATGGAATGTGTGAGAAGAATGTAGTTTCATGGACGGCTATAGTGGTTGGCTATGTGAAGGATGGGGATATGGTGGAGGCAAAGAggctgtttgatgaaatgcctcaaaGGAATGTGACATCATGGAATGTGATGATATGGGGTTTTGTGAAGGTGGGGGATTTGGGCAATGCTAGGGTAGTGTTTGATGCTATGCCGAAAAAGAGTGTTGTTTCTTTCACGATCATGATTGATGGCTATGCAAAGGCTGGTGACATGGCTACCTCAAGGTTCTTGTTCGACCAAGCTCCGGAAAAGGATATTGTTGCATGGTCTACTTTGATATCAGGGTATGTACAGAATGGTCAACCTAACAGGGCCTTGAGAGTATTTCTTGAGATGGAGTCAATGAATGTGAAACCTGATGAATTCATATTGGTTAGCTTGATGTCGGCTTCTTCTCAGTTGGGTAATTTAGAACTGGCTCGATGGGTTGATTCTTATGTAAACAAGAGCTCTATTGATATGAAACAGGACCACGTGATTGCAGCGCTTCTGGATATGAATGCTAAATGTGGAAACATGGAAAGGGCATTAAAATTATTTGAAGAAATGCCTAACCGTGATCTAGTCTCATATTGTTCGATGATACAAGGGTTGTCAATTCATGGATTCGAGGAAGATGCACTGAAGTTCTTTAACAGGATGGTGAAGGATGGGCTAACTCCGGATGAGGTGGCCTTCAAAATCATTCTAACAGCTTGTAGTCATGCTGGACTTGTTGATGAGGGCTGGAACTACTTTCGCTCTATGAAGGAAAAGTACTGTGTTAGTCCTTCACCTGATCACTATGCATGTATGGTTGACCTTCTAAGTCGATCAGGGCATTTACGGGATGCTTATGAGCTTATAAAAGTAATGCCGGTGGAATCTCATGCTGCTGCCTGGGGTGCACTTCTTGGGGCATGTAAAGCATACGGTGATTCAGA CAGCGGATCGTTGGATAGATGTTTCCCTTGTAAGAACGAAGATGAGGAACAGTAG